The genomic stretch CAGCACGGAGTACTTGCTGTTCATCGGTAACGAAGAGGTCGATCGTATCGCTGACCTTATTCTCGAATATTGGGACGAGCTGCAAGAATTGGGCCGACAAAGCTCCAGCGAGGAGGGCAAGGCCAAGAAAAAGGCCGCCAAAGCCAAAGTGCCCGATGCCCTCAAGAAGGCGCTTGAGTCCGTATTCGATGGCGGACGGGCCATCGACCTTGCGCTTTTCGGGCGCATGCTGGCCGATCGCCCGGAGTGGAATGTCGACGCCGCGGCTCAAGTGGCCCACGCCATAAGCACCCACAAGGTCGACCGCGAGTTCGACTTCTACACCGCGGTGGACGACCTGAGCCCCAAAGACGAAACCGGTGCGGGCATGATGGGTGACGTCGAGTTCTACTCGGCCACCCTTTACCGCTACGCCAACGTCAACCTGGAAAAGCTGGCCGAGAACCTTCAGGGCGACCGGGAGCTGGTGCTGCGGGGCCTACGGGCTTTCTTGCAATCCTTCGTCGACACCCTGCCCTCGGGCAAGCAGAACACCTTCGCTGCGCATAACCCCCCCGACTTCGTCGTCGTAACCGTACGCGAGGGGGGCCCGCGCAACCTCGCCAACGCCTTCGCCAAACCCGTGTGGCGGGGGCGCGAAGGGCTGGTCGCGTCTTCTGTGGCGGCCCTCGACGAATACATGGGGAAGATCAACCGCGCATACGGTGGAACCAAGTCTTCCGCGCACTTCCTCAACCTCTCCACGGCCAAGCCGAGCCGCGCCGGCAGGGAGCACCCCAGCCTGACCGATCTGCTGGACGCCGTCATGAAGGACGTGGAGGAGCTGGTGGAGGTAACGTAATGGCCACGCTCCTGCTCAAGCTGGTGGGCCCCATCCAGTCTTGGGGCTCCCGCAGCCGCTTCGACCACCGCGACACCGAGCGCGAACCCACCAAGTCGGGGGTGC from Oceanithermus desulfurans encodes the following:
- the cas7e gene encoding type I-E CRISPR-associated protein Cas7/Cse4/CasC; protein product: MKVVEVHVLQNVAPANLNRDDTGSPKSAMFGGFRRARVSSQSQKRAVREAFPGHLPVDNLAVRTKKLLSKLVEKLAAHGKAEEDAKVAAKAVLEGVGLGIKNDSTEYLLFIGNEEVDRIADLILEYWDELQELGRQSSSEEGKAKKKAAKAKVPDALKKALESVFDGGRAIDLALFGRMLADRPEWNVDAAAQVAHAISTHKVDREFDFYTAVDDLSPKDETGAGMMGDVEFYSATLYRYANVNLEKLAENLQGDRELVLRGLRAFLQSFVDTLPSGKQNTFAAHNPPDFVVVTVREGGPRNLANAFAKPVWRGREGLVASSVAALDEYMGKINRAYGGTKSSAHFLNLSTAKPSRAGREHPSLTDLLDAVMKDVEELVEVT